From Ipomoea triloba cultivar NCNSP0323 chromosome 5, ASM357664v1, the proteins below share one genomic window:
- the LOC116020599 gene encoding 40S ribosomal protein S27-2, protein MVLPNDVDLLNPPAELEKKKHKLKRLVQSPNSFFMDVKCQGCFNITTVFSHSQTVVVCGNCQTVLCQPTGGRARLTEGCSFRRKGD, encoded by the exons ATG GTTCTACCGAACGACGTCGATTTGTTGAACCCTCCTGCCGAGCTCGAGAAGAAGAAGCACAAGCTCAAGCGTCTCGTGCAGTCtcccaactctttcttcatg GATGTCAAGTGCCAAGGCTGCTTTAACAT AACAACTGTGTTCAGTCACTCCCAGACAGTTGTGGTGTGTGGGAACTGCCAGACAGTGTTGTGCCAGCCAACTGGTGGGCGTGCCAGGCTCACTGAGGGATGCTCTTTCAGGAGAAAGGGTGACTAA
- the LOC116021223 gene encoding uncharacterized protein LOC116021223 isoform X1, protein MSSSGNEDQNPRKTPVMEDSPSKRIEFLRAQLFSERSVSQTARQRVDELAKRVAELEAQLKVVSLQRKQAEKATVTVLAILENLGKSDVSEGFDSGSEQGDALCESNVSDNKDAHNEMFDGDACSSSEIGSSASCRWIRQGQTRSAAEELCNDSSVTATFDNAVASFGTESLQGCLEHQNEKGQVGIPALQVSKNQSHVGNGNLFCKLEDDKDLESALEHQEQLIGQYEAEERAQREWEEKYGEGTSFMRDSGENHSDVTEERDEMKAPEQPCSPPRAISTHFNGAQKSPNGFQSPALAEETSGLDSPSEFTFPKGNHEPVHSEHTGRSCHKPLRFSSLPVNPIEHASSSSGGSSLRKGEDSREGYKLALKSHTTDENVQPVLHALEQVKLSLKQKLNISPQIESRLPIKAVAPSTHSGKIGEKVEIPVGCPALHQLPLCSPSQFSSVNHSPEPVPSKFYPSPFLESRSIASISTSQSTHIGSRNAAWSPMLEPAFNTLPSSSTSRFNFLNPHLSSVIPFSSNYTIPSIPTYPFSPNLIPRLPSPEGFSATFPSRETGVPPPTRFSSYNEHIRPNMHR, encoded by the exons ATGTCTTCTTCTGGGAACGAAGATCAGAATCCGAG GAAAACTCCAGTCATGGAAGATTCACCTTCAAAGAGGATTGAGTTTCTTCGAGCACAATTATTTTCTGAGAGATCAGTCTCACAAACAGCAAGGCAGAGAGTCGATGAACTGGCAAAGAGG GTTGCAGAACTGGAGGCACAGCTCAAGGTTGTCTCTTTGCAACGGAAGCAAGCTGAGAAGGCCACAGTAACTGTGCTTGCCATTTTAGAGAACCTCGGTAAAAGTGATGTTTCAGAGGGTTTCGATTCGGGTTCCGAACAGGGAGATGCCCTTTGTGAATCCAATGTTTCTGATAATAAAGACGCACACAATGAAATGTTTGATGGAGATGCCTGTTCGAGCTCTGAGATTGGCTCTTCTGCATCATGTCGGTGGATAAGGCAGGGGCAAACAAG ATCAGCTGCCGAAGAGTTGTGCAATGATTCTAGTGTAACAGCTACTTTTGATAATGCTGTTGCGAGCTTCGGGACTGAGTCATTGCAAGGTTGTCTTGAACACCAAAATGAAAAAGGCCAAGTAGGGATTCCAGCTTTGCAGGTATCAAAAAATCAAAGCCACGTGGGCAATGGCAACTTATTCTGTAAACTTGAAGATGACAAAGACTTGGAAAGCGCATTAGAACATCAAGAACAACTAATCGGTCAATATGAAGCAGAGGAAAGAGCCCAGAGAGAATGGGAAGAGAAGTATGGGGAGGGCACTAGCTTCATGCGg GATTCTGGGGAAAACCATTCTGATGTGACTGAAGAAAGAGATGAAATGAAGGCACCCGAACAGCCATGCTCCCCGCCAAGGGCAATAAGTACACACTTCAATGGAGCACAGAAATCTCCCAACGGGTTTCAGTCACCCGCACTTGCTGAAGAGACATCTGGTCTTGACTCCCCATCAGAATTTACGTTTCCTAAGGGAAACCATGAACCAGTACATTCAGAACATACTGGTCGAAGTTGCCACAAGCCTTTGCGTTTCAGTAGTTTGCCAGTAAACCCTATTGAGCATGCTTCATCTTCTTCCGGTGGCAGTAGTTTACGAAAAGGAGAAGATTCAAGAGAAGGCTATAAGCTTGCTTTGAAGTCCCACACAACTGACGAAAATGTACAACCTGTTCTTCATGCACTAGAGCAAGTTAAATTGTCACTGAAACAGAAGCTCAACATTTCGCCACAGATAGAGAGCAGGTTGCCGATTAAGGCTGTTGCACCCTCAACCCATTCTGGTAAAATTGGTGAAAAAGTGGAGATACCGGTTGGCTGCCCAGCTCTTCATCAACTACCATTATGTTCTCCCTCACAATTCAGCTCAGTTAATCATTCTCCTGAACCCGTTCCTAGTAAGTTCTACCCCAGCCCTTTCTTGGAATCTAGATCAATTGCTTCAATTTCAACTAGCCAGTCTACACATATTGGCTCAAGAAACGCAGCATGGAGTCCTATGCTGGAGCCTGCCTTCAACACACTACCCTCTTCCTCGACCTCGAGATTCAACTTTCTCAACCCTCACCTAAGTTCAGTCATTCCCTTTTCTAGCAACTATACTATCCCTAGTATCCCAACATATCCCTTCTCCCCCAATTTGATTCCACGATTGCCATCCCCTGAAGGATTCTCCGCTACCTTTCCTAGCAGGGAAACCGGGGTGCCTCCTCCAACAAGGTTTTCCTCTTATAATGAACATATCAGACCGAATATGCATAGATAG
- the LOC116021223 gene encoding uncharacterized protein LOC116021223 isoform X2, with product MEDSPSKRIEFLRAQLFSERSVSQTARQRVDELAKRVAELEAQLKVVSLQRKQAEKATVTVLAILENLGKSDVSEGFDSGSEQGDALCESNVSDNKDAHNEMFDGDACSSSEIGSSASCRWIRQGQTRSAAEELCNDSSVTATFDNAVASFGTESLQGCLEHQNEKGQVGIPALQVSKNQSHVGNGNLFCKLEDDKDLESALEHQEQLIGQYEAEERAQREWEEKYGEGTSFMRDSGENHSDVTEERDEMKAPEQPCSPPRAISTHFNGAQKSPNGFQSPALAEETSGLDSPSEFTFPKGNHEPVHSEHTGRSCHKPLRFSSLPVNPIEHASSSSGGSSLRKGEDSREGYKLALKSHTTDENVQPVLHALEQVKLSLKQKLNISPQIESRLPIKAVAPSTHSGKIGEKVEIPVGCPALHQLPLCSPSQFSSVNHSPEPVPSKFYPSPFLESRSIASISTSQSTHIGSRNAAWSPMLEPAFNTLPSSSTSRFNFLNPHLSSVIPFSSNYTIPSIPTYPFSPNLIPRLPSPEGFSATFPSRETGVPPPTRFSSYNEHIRPNMHR from the exons ATGGAAGATTCACCTTCAAAGAGGATTGAGTTTCTTCGAGCACAATTATTTTCTGAGAGATCAGTCTCACAAACAGCAAGGCAGAGAGTCGATGAACTGGCAAAGAGG GTTGCAGAACTGGAGGCACAGCTCAAGGTTGTCTCTTTGCAACGGAAGCAAGCTGAGAAGGCCACAGTAACTGTGCTTGCCATTTTAGAGAACCTCGGTAAAAGTGATGTTTCAGAGGGTTTCGATTCGGGTTCCGAACAGGGAGATGCCCTTTGTGAATCCAATGTTTCTGATAATAAAGACGCACACAATGAAATGTTTGATGGAGATGCCTGTTCGAGCTCTGAGATTGGCTCTTCTGCATCATGTCGGTGGATAAGGCAGGGGCAAACAAG ATCAGCTGCCGAAGAGTTGTGCAATGATTCTAGTGTAACAGCTACTTTTGATAATGCTGTTGCGAGCTTCGGGACTGAGTCATTGCAAGGTTGTCTTGAACACCAAAATGAAAAAGGCCAAGTAGGGATTCCAGCTTTGCAGGTATCAAAAAATCAAAGCCACGTGGGCAATGGCAACTTATTCTGTAAACTTGAAGATGACAAAGACTTGGAAAGCGCATTAGAACATCAAGAACAACTAATCGGTCAATATGAAGCAGAGGAAAGAGCCCAGAGAGAATGGGAAGAGAAGTATGGGGAGGGCACTAGCTTCATGCGg GATTCTGGGGAAAACCATTCTGATGTGACTGAAGAAAGAGATGAAATGAAGGCACCCGAACAGCCATGCTCCCCGCCAAGGGCAATAAGTACACACTTCAATGGAGCACAGAAATCTCCCAACGGGTTTCAGTCACCCGCACTTGCTGAAGAGACATCTGGTCTTGACTCCCCATCAGAATTTACGTTTCCTAAGGGAAACCATGAACCAGTACATTCAGAACATACTGGTCGAAGTTGCCACAAGCCTTTGCGTTTCAGTAGTTTGCCAGTAAACCCTATTGAGCATGCTTCATCTTCTTCCGGTGGCAGTAGTTTACGAAAAGGAGAAGATTCAAGAGAAGGCTATAAGCTTGCTTTGAAGTCCCACACAACTGACGAAAATGTACAACCTGTTCTTCATGCACTAGAGCAAGTTAAATTGTCACTGAAACAGAAGCTCAACATTTCGCCACAGATAGAGAGCAGGTTGCCGATTAAGGCTGTTGCACCCTCAACCCATTCTGGTAAAATTGGTGAAAAAGTGGAGATACCGGTTGGCTGCCCAGCTCTTCATCAACTACCATTATGTTCTCCCTCACAATTCAGCTCAGTTAATCATTCTCCTGAACCCGTTCCTAGTAAGTTCTACCCCAGCCCTTTCTTGGAATCTAGATCAATTGCTTCAATTTCAACTAGCCAGTCTACACATATTGGCTCAAGAAACGCAGCATGGAGTCCTATGCTGGAGCCTGCCTTCAACACACTACCCTCTTCCTCGACCTCGAGATTCAACTTTCTCAACCCTCACCTAAGTTCAGTCATTCCCTTTTCTAGCAACTATACTATCCCTAGTATCCCAACATATCCCTTCTCCCCCAATTTGATTCCACGATTGCCATCCCCTGAAGGATTCTCCGCTACCTTTCCTAGCAGGGAAACCGGGGTGCCTCCTCCAACAAGGTTTTCCTCTTATAATGAACATATCAGACCGAATATGCATAGATAG